From Streptomyces qinzhouensis, one genomic window encodes:
- a CDS encoding DUF6167 family protein, which yields MFRRTFWFTAGAAAGVWATTKVNRKIQQLTPESLAAQAANRAVDAGHRLREFALDVRAGMIQREEELGEALGTNAPPGAELPAQRIRPALGGPGRGPRATHPNRPHSSYNRNEDH from the coding sequence ATGTTCCGCCGCACCTTCTGGTTCACCGCAGGCGCCGCAGCCGGCGTCTGGGCCACCACCAAGGTCAATCGCAAGATCCAGCAGCTCACCCCCGAGAGCCTCGCCGCGCAGGCCGCGAACCGCGCGGTCGACGCGGGGCACCGGCTGCGTGAGTTCGCCCTCGACGTCCGCGCCGGAATGATCCAGCGCGAGGAGGAGTTGGGCGAGGCACTGGGCACGAACGCACCGCCCGGCGCCGAACTGCCCGCCCAGCGGATCCGCCCCGCACTCGGTGGCCCCGGCCGCGGCCCCCGCGCCACCCACCCGAACCGCCCCCACTCTTCGTACAACCGGAATGAGGACCACTGA
- the ruvX gene encoding Holliday junction resolvase RuvX — MRRGRRLAIDVGDARIGVASCDPDGVLATPVETVPGRDVPAAHRRLRALVEEYEPIEVVVGLPRSLSGREGPAAGKVRTFARELARGIAPVPVRLIDERMTTVTAGQGLRAAGVTAKKGRSFIDQAAAVVILQNALESERASGAPPGESVEGIV, encoded by the coding sequence GTGAGACGCGGACGCCGCCTCGCGATCGACGTCGGGGACGCCCGGATCGGGGTCGCCTCGTGCGACCCCGACGGGGTCCTCGCCACCCCGGTGGAGACCGTGCCGGGACGTGATGTCCCGGCCGCCCACCGGCGTCTGCGCGCGCTCGTCGAGGAGTACGAACCCATCGAGGTCGTCGTCGGACTGCCCCGCTCGCTCAGCGGGCGCGAGGGCCCGGCCGCGGGCAAGGTCCGGACCTTCGCCCGGGAGCTGGCGCGGGGGATCGCCCCGGTGCCGGTGCGGCTCATCGACGAACGGATGACGACGGTCACCGCCGGACAGGGGCTGCGGGCCGCGGGAGTGACGGCCAAAAAGGGCCGTTCGTTCATCGATCAGGCGGCCGCCGTGGTGATCCTCCAGAACGCACTGGAGTCCGAACGGGCGTCGGGGGCGCCCCCCGGTGAGAGCGTCGAAGGGATTGTCTGA
- the rpsD gene encoding 30S ribosomal protein S4, which translates to MPNQSRPKVKKSRALGIALTPKAVKYFEARPYPPGEHGRGRKQNSDYKVRLMEKQRLRAQYDISERQMARAYDRARKAEGKTGEALVVELERRLDALVLRSGIARTIYQARQMVVHGHIQVNGGKVDKPSFRVRPDDVITVRERSREKPLFQVAREGGFAADGETPRYLQVNLKALAFRLDRDPNRKEIPVICDEQLVVEYYAR; encoded by the coding sequence GTGCCTAACCAGTCGCGTCCCAAGGTCAAGAAGTCCCGTGCGCTCGGTATCGCGCTGACGCCGAAGGCCGTCAAGTACTTCGAGGCCCGTCCGTACCCGCCGGGCGAGCACGGCCGTGGCCGCAAGCAGAACTCGGACTACAAGGTCCGTCTGATGGAGAAGCAGCGCCTGCGCGCTCAGTACGACATCAGCGAGCGGCAGATGGCGCGCGCCTACGACCGCGCCCGCAAGGCCGAGGGTAAGACGGGCGAGGCGCTCGTCGTCGAGCTGGAGCGTCGTCTGGACGCCCTGGTGCTGCGTTCGGGCATCGCCCGCACCATCTACCAGGCCCGCCAGATGGTCGTCCACGGCCACATCCAGGTCAACGGTGGCAAGGTCGACAAGCCGTCCTTCCGCGTCCGCCCGGACGATGTCATCACGGTGCGCGAGCGCTCCCGTGAGAAGCCGCTGTTCCAGGTCGCGCGTGAGGGTGGCTTCGCCGCCGACGGCGAGACCCCGCGCTACCTCCAGGTCAACCTGAAGGCGCTGGCGTTCCGTCTGGACCGCGACCCGAACCGCAAGGAAATCCCGGTCATCTGCGACGAGCAGCTCGTCGTCGAGTACTACGCCCGCTGA
- a CDS encoding shikimate dehydrogenase, whose product MTPVRTGADDGRADGTAKRRAAVLGSPIAHSLSPVLHRAAYRALGLGEWTYDRFEIDEAALPGFVRGLDSGWAGLSLTMPLKRAIIPLLDGISPTAASVEAVNTVVRDGDGRLTGDNTDIPGMVAALRERGVTAVPSAAVLGAGATAASALAALARICEGPVTAYVRGPARAAEMRGWGERLGLDVRTEDWERAAGALDAPLVIATTPAGAADALAERVPERPGTLFDVLYDPWPTPLAAGWAGRGGAVVGGLDLLVHQAVLQVELMTGHGPAPLAAIREAGERALRDR is encoded by the coding sequence GTGACCCCAGTGCGCACCGGCGCGGACGACGGCCGGGCGGACGGTACGGCGAAGCGGCGCGCGGCGGTCCTCGGATCGCCGATTGCCCACTCCCTCTCGCCCGTTCTGCACCGTGCCGCCTACCGCGCGCTGGGGCTCGGGGAGTGGACGTACGACCGCTTCGAGATCGACGAGGCGGCGCTTCCGGGCTTCGTCCGGGGTCTCGACTCCGGCTGGGCCGGACTGTCCCTGACCATGCCGCTCAAGCGGGCGATCATCCCCCTGCTGGACGGCATCAGTCCCACGGCGGCCTCGGTGGAGGCCGTCAACACCGTCGTCCGCGACGGCGACGGCCGGCTCACCGGCGACAACACCGACATCCCCGGCATGGTCGCCGCCCTGCGCGAACGGGGCGTCACCGCGGTACCGTCCGCGGCCGTCCTCGGCGCGGGAGCCACCGCCGCCTCCGCGCTCGCCGCGCTCGCCCGGATCTGCGAGGGCCCGGTCACCGCTTACGTCCGCGGCCCGGCCCGGGCCGCCGAGATGCGCGGCTGGGGCGAGCGCCTCGGCCTGGACGTCCGCACCGAGGACTGGGAGCGGGCCGCCGGGGCCCTGGACGCCCCGCTGGTGATCGCCACCACCCCGGCCGGGGCCGCCGACGCCCTCGCCGAACGGGTCCCCGAGCGGCCCGGCACCCTTTTCGACGTCCTCTACGACCCTTGGCCCACCCCGCTCGCCGCCGGCTGGGCCGGGCGCGGCGGGGCGGTCGTCGGCGGTCTCGACCTCCTCGTCCACCAGGCCGTCCTCCAGGTCGAGCTGATGACCGGCCACGGTCCCGCCCCGCTCGCCGCGATACGCGAGGCGGGCGAACGGGCCCTGCGCGACCGCTGA
- a CDS encoding replication-associated recombination protein A — protein MEPDLFTAAAEERLEKDPTAGPLAVRMRPRTLDEVVGQRHLLRPGAPLRRLVGESGGGPAGASSVILWGPPGIGKTTLAYVVSRATEKRFVELSAITAGVKEVRAVIDGARRAAGGFGKETVLFLDEIHRFSKAQQDSLLPAVENRWVTLIAATTENPYFSVISPLLSRSLLLTLEPLTDDDLRGLLRRALSEERGLGGAVGLPEDAEAHLLRVAGGDARRALTALEAAAGAALDKGEAEITLATVEETVDRAAVTYDRDGDQHYDVASALIKSIRGSDVDAALHYLARMIDAGEDPRFIARRLMISASEDIGLADPTALPLAVAAAQAVAMIGFPEAALTLSHATIALALAPKSNTATTAIGAALADVRAGLAGSVPAHLRDGHYKGAAALGHARGYVYPHDVPGAIAAQQYAPDALHGKRYYEPTRYGAEARYADVVEKVRERLRGG, from the coding sequence GTGGAGCCCGATCTCTTTACCGCCGCCGCCGAAGAACGCCTGGAGAAGGATCCGACCGCCGGCCCCCTCGCCGTGCGGATGCGACCGCGCACCCTGGACGAGGTCGTCGGGCAGCGCCATCTGCTGCGGCCCGGCGCCCCGCTGCGCAGACTGGTGGGCGAGAGCGGCGGGGGTCCCGCCGGTGCCTCGTCGGTGATCCTGTGGGGTCCGCCCGGGATCGGGAAGACGACCCTGGCGTATGTGGTCTCGCGGGCGACCGAGAAGCGCTTCGTCGAGCTGTCGGCGATCACCGCGGGCGTCAAGGAGGTGCGGGCGGTGATCGACGGCGCGCGCCGGGCGGCGGGCGGCTTCGGCAAGGAGACCGTCCTCTTCCTCGACGAGATCCACCGCTTCTCCAAGGCCCAGCAGGACTCTCTGCTGCCCGCCGTGGAGAACCGCTGGGTCACCCTGATCGCCGCCACCACCGAGAATCCGTACTTCTCGGTGATCTCACCGCTGCTCTCCCGTTCGCTGCTGCTGACACTGGAGCCGCTGACCGACGACGATCTGCGGGGCCTGCTGCGGCGGGCGCTGAGCGAGGAGCGCGGGCTCGGCGGCGCGGTCGGCCTGCCGGAGGACGCCGAGGCGCATCTGCTGCGGGTCGCGGGCGGGGACGCCCGCCGGGCCCTGACCGCCCTGGAGGCCGCGGCGGGCGCCGCGCTCGACAAGGGCGAGGCGGAGATCACTCTGGCGACGGTCGAGGAGACGGTGGACCGGGCCGCCGTGACCTACGACCGCGACGGCGACCAGCACTACGACGTGGCGAGCGCGCTGATCAAGTCCATCCGGGGCTCGGACGTGGACGCGGCGCTGCACTATCTGGCCCGGATGATCGACGCGGGCGAGGATCCGCGGTTCATCGCCCGGCGGCTGATGATCTCGGCCAGTGAGGACATCGGGCTGGCCGACCCCACCGCGCTGCCGCTGGCGGTGGCCGCGGCCCAGGCCGTGGCGATGATCGGCTTCCCGGAGGCCGCGCTCACCCTGAGCCATGCCACGATCGCGCTGGCGCTGGCGCCCAAGTCGAACACCGCGACGACGGCGATCGGCGCAGCACTGGCCGATGTGCGGGCCGGGCTCGCCGGTTCCGTCCCGGCCCATCTGCGGGACGGCCACTACAAAGGGGCGGCGGCGCTGGGTCATGCCCGGGGCTATGTGTATCCGCACGACGTCCCCGGTGCCATCGCCGCCCAGCAGTACGCGCCGGACGCCCTGCACGGCAAGCGTTACTACGAGCCCACGCGGTACGGGGCCGAGGCACGGTACGCGGATGTGGTGGAGAAGGTGCGGGAGCGGCTGCGCGGCGGCTGA
- the mltG gene encoding endolytic transglycosylase MltG, protein MTEYGRGPGSEPWHPDDPFYGDQGQGPQPVSGHDPYGGQQQYQQQPGGPQQAYGAQDPYQQQAQAQDPYQQQYQQHPGGQQYYPGEQQYDGGQQQYDGGQSAYGAGNGAPGGQGQWDGGGYPHQAQDPQQHPAQGGHPQQAQHQGGHPHQTQHQGIDPQQAAHQHAPQQGQPPHPADPGVAYGAAPGDTYAANPADTYSGPVPGYQGQAENDYYATPDAYPPPQPPGRRPAEPEAREGEWDAEAPEEEKHPFFTGDGEDRGDETAADDDPAASRTSRRRGGDGAGDGERRGGRPKKKSRNGCACLVVSAVLLSGLGGVSYFGYQFWQGQFGSAPDYSGAGSGSVIVEIPPGAGLAEIGRILKQQGVVKSSGAFVSAANGNQRAKGIQAGVYTLAKEMSGANAVKAMLDPRSSSNMIIPEGKRNAEIYALIDKRLQLKAGTTAKTAKEHSAKLGLPAWAKGGPDVQDPLEGFLFPAAYPAAKGMKPEAVLKKMVARANEEHTKAGLADKAAALGLKNALEVLTVASLVQAEGKYKEDFDKVARVVYNRLKPDNTETNGLLDFDSTVNYARGESKLAIGSVNKVRKFKHPYNTYSIEGLPPGPIGNPGMAAINSTLNPAEGGWYYFVSVTEDETVFSVNHEDHERARQRYLEELKKNQE, encoded by the coding sequence ATGACTGAGTACGGCCGGGGCCCCGGCTCCGAACCCTGGCACCCTGACGACCCCTTCTACGGCGATCAGGGGCAAGGACCGCAGCCGGTTTCCGGCCATGATCCCTACGGCGGTCAGCAGCAGTACCAGCAGCAGCCGGGCGGGCCGCAGCAGGCCTACGGGGCCCAGGACCCGTATCAGCAGCAGGCCCAGGCCCAGGATCCGTATCAGCAGCAGTACCAGCAGCACCCCGGCGGGCAGCAGTACTACCCCGGGGAGCAGCAGTACGACGGCGGTCAGCAGCAGTACGACGGCGGGCAGTCGGCCTACGGCGCAGGCAACGGCGCCCCGGGCGGACAGGGCCAGTGGGACGGCGGAGGGTACCCGCACCAGGCCCAGGATCCGCAGCAGCACCCGGCCCAGGGCGGGCACCCCCAGCAGGCGCAGCACCAGGGCGGGCACCCCCACCAGACACAGCACCAGGGCATCGATCCGCAGCAGGCGGCGCACCAGCACGCCCCGCAGCAGGGGCAGCCGCCGCATCCGGCCGACCCCGGGGTCGCCTACGGAGCCGCACCCGGGGACACGTACGCCGCCAATCCGGCCGACACCTACAGCGGACCCGTCCCCGGCTACCAGGGCCAGGCCGAGAACGACTACTACGCCACCCCCGACGCCTACCCCCCGCCGCAGCCCCCCGGGCGGCGCCCCGCCGAGCCCGAGGCCCGGGAAGGGGAGTGGGACGCCGAGGCCCCCGAGGAGGAGAAGCACCCCTTCTTCACCGGTGACGGCGAGGACCGCGGCGACGAGACCGCCGCGGACGACGACCCGGCCGCCTCCCGGACCTCCCGCCGCCGCGGCGGCGACGGCGCGGGCGACGGCGAGCGCCGGGGCGGCCGCCCCAAGAAGAAGAGCCGCAACGGCTGTGCCTGTCTGGTGGTCTCCGCGGTGCTGCTCAGCGGCCTCGGCGGCGTCTCCTACTTCGGCTACCAGTTCTGGCAGGGACAGTTCGGCTCGGCCCCCGACTACAGCGGCGCCGGCAGCGGCTCCGTGATCGTCGAGATCCCCCCGGGCGCCGGACTGGCGGAGATCGGCCGCATCCTGAAACAGCAGGGTGTCGTCAAGAGCTCCGGGGCCTTCGTCTCCGCCGCCAACGGCAACCAGCGGGCCAAGGGCATCCAGGCCGGTGTCTACACCCTCGCCAAGGAGATGTCCGGCGCCAACGCCGTCAAGGCGATGCTCGACCCGCGCAGCAGCAGCAACATGATCATCCCCGAGGGCAAGCGGAACGCCGAGATCTACGCCCTGATCGACAAACGCCTCCAGCTCAAGGCGGGCACCACCGCCAAGACCGCCAAGGAGCACTCGGCCAAGCTCGGGCTGCCGGCCTGGGCCAAGGGCGGCCCCGATGTCCAGGACCCGCTGGAGGGCTTCCTCTTCCCGGCGGCCTATCCCGCGGCCAAGGGCATGAAGCCCGAGGCCGTACTGAAGAAGATGGTGGCCCGCGCCAACGAGGAGCACACCAAGGCGGGTCTGGCCGACAAGGCCGCCGCGCTCGGCCTCAAGAACGCCCTCGAGGTACTGACCGTCGCCAGCCTGGTCCAGGCCGAGGGCAAGTACAAGGAGGACTTCGACAAGGTCGCCCGGGTCGTCTACAACCGGCTCAAGCCCGACAACACCGAGACCAACGGCCTGCTCGACTTCGACTCCACCGTCAACTACGCCCGGGGCGAGAGCAAGCTCGCCATCGGCAGCGTCAACAAGGTGCGGAAGTTCAAGCACCCGTACAACACCTACAGCATCGAGGGTCTGCCGCCGGGGCCGATCGGCAACCCGGGCATGGCCGCCATCAACTCCACCTTGAATCCGGCCGAAGGCGGCTGGTACTACTTTGTCTCGGTGACCGAGGACGAGACGGTGTTCTCGGTGAACCACGAGGACCACGAGCGGGCCCGCCAGCGGTATCTGGAAGAGCTGAAGAAGAACCAGGAGTGA
- a CDS encoding DUF2470 domain-containing protein, giving the protein MPSAAERTRTLVQGTCSAALLITGIETTRSEQLMPSARAVGPDGEVFLLMPADSPAVRAAAHAQDDELRAVLEITDVAPVSVPHRIRGRAWVSGWLTTTPGAADPGSAMLRLEVGELRVDDLWGTSPVDPEDFTRAAPDPLAGHEAELLQHLHTAHGPQMRELCGLLGERAAALSGPGGEGPAPRAVPLALDRFGLRVRFTGAHCFDARFDFPEPVRDITGLRRAMHTLFEAAAH; this is encoded by the coding sequence ATGCCGTCAGCAGCCGAGCGCACACGAACTCTCGTACAGGGTACATGCTCGGCGGCGCTGCTCATCACGGGCATCGAGACCACCCGCTCGGAGCAGCTCATGCCGTCCGCCCGCGCGGTGGGCCCCGACGGCGAGGTCTTCCTGCTGATGCCGGCCGACTCCCCCGCCGTACGGGCCGCCGCCCACGCCCAGGACGACGAGCTCCGCGCCGTACTGGAGATCACCGATGTCGCGCCGGTCTCCGTCCCGCACCGGATCCGCGGCCGGGCCTGGGTCTCCGGCTGGCTCACCACCACGCCGGGGGCGGCCGACCCGGGCTCCGCGATGCTGCGTCTCGAGGTCGGCGAGCTGCGGGTGGACGATCTGTGGGGCACCTCCCCGGTCGACCCGGAGGACTTCACCCGGGCCGCCCCCGATCCGCTCGCCGGCCACGAGGCGGAGCTGCTCCAGCATCTGCACACGGCCCACGGGCCCCAGATGCGGGAGCTGTGCGGACTGCTCGGGGAGCGGGCGGCCGCGCTGTCCGGACCCGGCGGCGAGGGCCCCGCGCCCCGGGCGGTCCCACTGGCCCTGGACCGGTTCGGACTGCGGGTGCGGTTCACCGGGGCCCACTGCTTCGACGCCCGCTTCGACTTTCCCGAGCCCGTACGCGATATCACCGGGCTGCGCCGGGCCATGCACACCCTCTTCGAGGCGGCCGCGCACTGA
- the aroC gene encoding chorismate synthase — MSRLRWLTAGESHGPALVATLEGLPAGVPVTTELVADHLARRRLGYGRGARMKFERDEITFIGGVRHGLTLGSPVAIMVGNSEWPKWEKVMSADPVDPDELAALARNAPLTRPRPGHADLAGMQKYGLEEARPILERASARETAARVALGAVARSYLKETAGIEIVSHVVEFGAAKAPKGVYPTPADVERLDADPVRCLDADASEAMVAEIDQAHKDGDTLGGVVEVLAYDVPVGLGSHVHWDRRLDARLAAALMGIQAIKGVELGDGFELARVPGSQAHDEIVATADGLRRTSGRSGGTEGGMSTGELLRVRAAMKPIATVPKALATVDITTGEAAAAHHQRSDVAAVPAAGIVAEAMVALVLADAVAEKFGGDNVAETRRNVRSYLDNLHIR; from the coding sequence TTGAGCAGGTTGCGTTGGCTGACCGCGGGGGAATCGCACGGACCCGCACTGGTGGCGACGCTGGAGGGACTTCCCGCCGGTGTCCCGGTCACCACGGAGCTGGTGGCCGACCACCTCGCCCGGCGGCGGCTGGGCTACGGCCGCGGCGCGCGGATGAAGTTCGAGCGCGACGAGATCACCTTCATCGGCGGGGTCCGGCACGGTCTCACCCTCGGCTCCCCGGTCGCGATCATGGTCGGCAACAGCGAGTGGCCCAAGTGGGAGAAGGTCATGTCGGCCGACCCCGTCGACCCCGACGAGCTGGCCGCCCTCGCCCGTAACGCGCCGCTGACCCGTCCCCGGCCCGGCCACGCCGACCTCGCCGGGATGCAGAAGTACGGCCTCGAAGAGGCCCGGCCGATCCTGGAGCGCGCCAGCGCCCGGGAGACCGCCGCCCGGGTCGCCCTCGGCGCCGTCGCCCGCTCCTACCTCAAGGAGACCGCGGGCATCGAGATCGTCTCGCACGTCGTCGAATTCGGCGCCGCGAAGGCCCCCAAGGGCGTCTACCCCACGCCCGCCGACGTCGAGCGGCTCGACGCCGACCCGGTGCGCTGCCTGGACGCCGACGCGAGCGAGGCGATGGTCGCCGAGATCGACCAGGCCCACAAGGACGGCGACACCCTCGGCGGTGTCGTCGAGGTCCTCGCGTACGACGTCCCCGTCGGGCTCGGCTCGCACGTCCACTGGGACCGCCGGCTCGACGCCCGGCTCGCCGCCGCGCTCATGGGTATCCAGGCCATCAAGGGCGTCGAGCTCGGCGACGGCTTCGAACTCGCCCGGGTCCCCGGCTCGCAGGCCCACGACGAGATCGTCGCCACCGCCGACGGACTGCGCCGCACCTCCGGCCGCTCCGGCGGCACCGAGGGCGGCATGTCCACCGGCGAACTGCTCCGGGTGCGCGCCGCGATGAAGCCCATCGCCACCGTCCCCAAGGCCCTGGCCACCGTCGACATCACCACCGGCGAGGCCGCCGCCGCGCACCACCAGCGCTCCGACGTCGCCGCCGTCCCGGCCGCCGGGATCGTCGCGGAGGCCATGGTCGCCCTGGTGCTCGCCGACGCGGTCGCCGAGAAGTTCGGCGGCGACAACGTCGCCGAGACCCGCCGTAACGTCCGCTCCTACCTCGACAACCTGCACATCCGGTGA
- the alaS gene encoding alanine--tRNA ligase, with product MESAEIRRRWLSFFEERGHTVVPSASLIADDPTLLLVNAGMVPFKPYFLGESRPPAPRATSVQKCVRTPDIEEVGKTTRHGTFFQMCGNFSFGDYFKEGAIKYAWELLTAPRDKGGFGLEPEKLWITVYKEDEEAEQIWRDVIGVPAERIQRLGMGPNFWSMGVPGPCGPCSEINYDRGPEFGEEGGPAVNDERYVEIWNLVFMQYERGPGQGKEDFPILGELPSKNIDTGLGLERLAMILQGVQNMYETDTLRVVMDKATELTGVRYGADHASDVSLRVVADHIRTSVMLIGDGVTPGNEGRGYVLRRIMRRAIRNMRLLGATGPVVAGLADTVIRTMGQQYPELITDRSRIEAVALAEEARFLKTLNAGTNVLDGAVTEAKQAGSAVLAGDKAFLLHDTWGFPIDLTLEMAAEQGLSVDEDGFRRLMKEQRERAKADARSKKTGHADLSAYREVADTSGTTEFTGYLTNEGEATVVGLLVDGVPSPAAVEGDEVEVVLDRTPFYAEGGGQLADQGRIRLDSGAVIEVRDVQQPVPGVSVHKGSVQVGEVTVGASAHAAIDARRRRAIARAHSATHLTHQALRDALGPTAAQAGSENSPGRFRFDFGSPAAVPGTVLTDVEQRINEVLARELDVQAEIMSLEDAKKAGAIAEFGEKYGERVRVVTIGDFSKELCGGTHVGNTAQLGLVKLLGESSIGSGVRRIEALVGVDAYNFLAREHTVVAQLQELVKGRPEELPEKISGMLAKLKDAEKEIEKFRAEKVLAAAAGLAEGAQDVRGTALVTGRVQDGTSADDLRKLVLDVRGRIPGDRPAVVALFTVAGGRPLTVIATNEAARERGLKAGELVRTAAKTLGGGGGGKPDVAQGGGQNPDAVADAVAAVERLVAEVS from the coding sequence ATGGAGTCGGCTGAGATCCGCCGCCGCTGGCTGAGCTTCTTCGAGGAGCGCGGGCACACCGTCGTGCCCTCCGCGTCGCTCATCGCGGACGACCCGACTCTGCTGCTGGTCAACGCGGGCATGGTGCCGTTCAAGCCGTACTTCCTCGGTGAGAGCCGCCCGCCCGCCCCGCGCGCCACCAGCGTGCAGAAGTGTGTCCGCACCCCGGACATCGAAGAGGTCGGCAAGACCACCCGGCACGGCACGTTCTTCCAGATGTGCGGCAACTTCTCCTTCGGGGACTACTTCAAGGAAGGCGCCATCAAGTACGCCTGGGAGCTGCTCACCGCGCCCCGGGACAAGGGCGGCTTCGGCCTCGAACCCGAGAAGCTGTGGATCACCGTCTACAAGGAGGACGAAGAGGCCGAGCAGATCTGGCGCGACGTCATCGGCGTGCCCGCCGAGCGCATCCAGCGGCTGGGTATGGGCCCGAACTTCTGGTCGATGGGCGTCCCCGGCCCCTGCGGACCCTGCTCCGAGATCAACTACGACCGCGGTCCGGAGTTCGGCGAGGAGGGCGGCCCCGCCGTCAACGACGAGCGGTACGTGGAGATCTGGAACCTGGTCTTCATGCAGTACGAGCGGGGCCCGGGCCAGGGCAAGGAGGACTTCCCGATCCTCGGCGAACTGCCCTCCAAGAACATCGACACCGGCCTCGGTCTCGAACGGCTCGCCATGATCCTCCAGGGCGTGCAGAACATGTACGAGACGGACACGCTCCGGGTCGTCATGGACAAGGCCACCGAGCTGACCGGCGTCCGGTACGGCGCCGACCACGCCTCCGACGTCTCCCTGCGCGTGGTCGCCGACCACATCCGTACGTCCGTCATGCTCATCGGCGACGGTGTCACCCCCGGCAACGAGGGCCGCGGCTATGTGCTGCGCCGCATCATGCGCCGCGCCATCCGGAACATGCGCCTGCTCGGCGCCACCGGCCCGGTCGTCGCCGGGCTGGCCGACACGGTCATCCGGACCATGGGACAGCAGTACCCCGAGCTGATCACGGACCGCAGCCGGATCGAGGCCGTCGCCCTCGCCGAGGAAGCCCGCTTCCTCAAGACCCTCAACGCCGGCACCAACGTTCTCGACGGTGCCGTGACCGAGGCCAAGCAGGCCGGTTCCGCCGTCCTCGCCGGCGACAAGGCGTTCCTCCTCCACGACACCTGGGGCTTCCCCATCGACCTCACCCTGGAGATGGCCGCCGAACAGGGCCTCTCCGTGGACGAGGACGGCTTCCGGCGCCTGATGAAGGAGCAGCGGGAGCGCGCCAAGGCCGACGCCCGGTCCAAGAAGACCGGCCACGCCGACCTCTCCGCCTACCGCGAGGTCGCCGACACCTCCGGCACCACCGAGTTCACCGGCTATCTCACCAACGAGGGCGAGGCGACCGTCGTCGGTCTGCTCGTCGACGGTGTGCCCTCGCCCGCCGCCGTGGAGGGCGACGAGGTCGAGGTCGTCCTCGACCGCACCCCGTTCTACGCCGAGGGCGGCGGCCAGCTGGCCGACCAGGGCCGGATCCGGCTCGACTCCGGCGCCGTGATCGAGGTCCGCGACGTCCAGCAGCCGGTGCCCGGCGTCTCCGTGCACAAGGGCTCGGTCCAGGTCGGCGAGGTCACCGTGGGCGCCTCCGCCCATGCCGCGATCGACGCCAGGCGCCGCCGGGCCATCGCCCGCGCCCACAGCGCCACCCACCTCACCCACCAGGCCCTGCGCGACGCCCTGGGTCCCACCGCCGCCCAGGCTGGTTCGGAGAACTCCCCGGGCCGCTTCCGCTTCGACTTCGGCTCCCCGGCCGCCGTCCCCGGTACCGTCCTCACCGACGTCGAGCAGCGGATCAACGAGGTCCTCGCCCGCGAACTGGACGTCCAGGCCGAGATCATGAGCCTGGAGGACGCCAAGAAGGCGGGCGCCATCGCCGAGTTCGGCGAGAAGTACGGCGAGCGGGTCCGGGTCGTCACCATCGGCGACTTCTCCAAGGAGCTGTGCGGCGGTACGCATGTCGGCAACACCGCCCAGCTCGGGCTGGTGAAGCTGCTCGGCGAATCCTCCATCGGCTCCGGTGTGCGCCGGATCGAGGCCCTGGTGGGCGTCGACGCCTATAACTTCCTCGCCCGGGAGCACACGGTCGTCGCCCAGCTCCAGGAGCTGGTCAAGGGCCGTCCGGAGGAGCTGCCCGAGAAGATCTCCGGGATGCTCGCCAAGCTGAAGGACGCCGAGAAGGAGATCGAGAAGTTCCGCGCGGAGAAGGTGCTCGCCGCCGCCGCCGGGCTCGCCGAGGGCGCCCAGGACGTCCGGGGCACCGCCCTGGTCACCGGACGGGTCCAGGACGGCACCTCCGCCGACGATCTGCGCAAGCTGGTCCTCGACGTCCGCGGCCGGATCCCCGGCGACCGGCCCGCCGTGGTCGCCCTCTTCACCGTGGCGGGCGGCCGTCCGCTGACCGTCATCGCCACCAACGAGGCCGCCCGTGAGCGCGGGCTCAAGGCCGGTGAGCTGGTCCGCACCGCCGCCAAGACGCTCGGTGGCGGGGGCGGCGGCAAGCCGGACGTCGCCCAGGGCGGCGGGCAGAACCCGGATGCCGTGGCGGACGCCGTCGCCGCCGTCGAGCGACTGGTGGCCGAGGTCTCGTGA
- a CDS encoding DUF948 domain-containing protein: MTGGEVAGILVAVFWAILVSFLAVVLVRLAQTLRATTRLVTEVTERAVPLLSDASATVRSAQTQLDRVDAIATDVQEVTSNASALSTTVASTFGGPLVKVAAFGYGVRKAMGRTSGEAGEDRGGRRDRTARSVVVGRRVPPARGGRGRWGGKG, encoded by the coding sequence GTGACCGGTGGAGAGGTGGCCGGGATCCTGGTGGCCGTCTTCTGGGCGATCCTGGTCTCCTTCCTCGCCGTGGTGCTGGTGAGGCTGGCCCAGACGCTCAGGGCGACCACCCGGCTCGTGACCGAGGTGACCGAGCGGGCGGTGCCCCTGCTCAGCGACGCCTCCGCGACCGTCCGCTCCGCGCAGACCCAGCTGGACCGGGTGGACGCGATCGCCACGGACGTCCAGGAGGTCACCTCCAACGCCTCCGCGCTCTCCACCACGGTCGCCTCCACCTTCGGCGGCCCGCTGGTCAAGGTCGCCGCCTTCGGGTACGGCGTGCGCAAGGCGATGGGCCGCACCTCCGGCGAGGCCGGAGAGGACCGCGGCGGACGCCGTGACCGCACCGCCCGCTCGGTGGTCGTCGGACGCAGGGTGCCCCCGGCGCGCGGTGGGCGCGGCCGTTGGGGCGGAAAGGGCTGA